AGGATTGCGCCTATGCCTTCGGCCTGCTGCTTGGCTGCTGGCGACAGCGCACCTGGCGGCCATTGCTAGCCGTGATACAATGAAAGAACACCACTGTCCCACAATCACCCAACTCGCTCAACCATCCGACCCAGACCAACCATCTCTACCTTCGGTAGCCGAACGGTCACGCTGAAAGGAGGTGACGCAGACAGATAATGGCGGGAACACTGCAACCTGAATGGGGTTTTATTGAGGCTCACGGCACCCAACTCTACTACGAGGTCGCCGGACGCGGCCACCCGCTCGTCCTGCTTCACAGCGGGTTGCTTGACCATCGCTCCTGGGACCCGCAGTTCATGGAGTTTGCTCAGCACTACGAGGTCGTACGCTACGATCGGCGCGGCTTCGGTCGCTCGGCTATGGGCAACGTCGAGTACTCAGATGTCCGCGATCTTTACGACGTTCTCAACGATCTGGCCATTGATCACGCTTACCTGCTGGGTCTGTCGCTGGGCGGCAGGGTAGCCATCGATTTCGCTCTGACCTATCCCGAGATGGTCGATGCTCTGATTCTGGCCGCCGCCAACATCAGCGGCTACGATAACTATACGCCGGAGACGCGCGAGCGTGGAGCGCGCATCGCTGCCGCCGCCCGGGCCGGGGACAGGGAACAGCTTTATGAGCTGTGGGCCAATGACCCGGCGATGCCCCAGGAGAACGAATATCCAGAAGCCGCTCAGCGCTACCGCGAGCTGCTGCGCGACTACAGCTTTGTGCACTATCTGAATCCAGCACCCAGGCAGCCACTCAAGCCACCTGCCTTGCAGCGCCTGGCCGATATCCGCCAGCCGACGCTGATCCTGATCGGCGATGCCGACTCGCTGGAAACGCAAGCCCAGGCCGATCTCCTGGAAGCCGGTATCATCGATGCCAGGAAGGTGGTCATCCACGGCGCCCGCCACATGCTCAACCTCGAACGCCCCGAGACCTTCAACCGTGCCGTGCTGACCTTTCTGCGCAGCCTCGAACGCCGCTAGGCAGGCAGCGGCAGGTCAGCAGCGATAAGAGGAAAGGGAGAAGCTGTACAAGCTGTACACGCTACCCGCCCCTCCAGTACTGCCCACCTCCGAGCAGTGCCCGGCCTGACCTGACCACCGCTGCCTGTGAGCGACGTTTCGTTCAAGGACCCTGATTGGCGTGCTCGTTCATCGACGATCTTCCAGCCACTCTAAGGCTCTTGTTCTCTTTTCCTCCCCTATGCTTGTTACGGGAGAGCGTACTCCGATCCGGCTGGCGACGAGCACGAGGCCTCTTGCAACACGAGCTGTATATGGCGAGGGACGTCAGCGA
The sequence above is a segment of the Thermogemmatispora onikobensis genome. Coding sequences within it:
- a CDS encoding alpha/beta fold hydrolase, with the translated sequence MAGTLQPEWGFIEAHGTQLYYEVAGRGHPLVLLHSGLLDHRSWDPQFMEFAQHYEVVRYDRRGFGRSAMGNVEYSDVRDLYDVLNDLAIDHAYLLGLSLGGRVAIDFALTYPEMVDALILAAANISGYDNYTPETRERGARIAAAARAGDREQLYELWANDPAMPQENEYPEAAQRYRELLRDYSFVHYLNPAPRQPLKPPALQRLADIRQPTLILIGDADSLETQAQADLLEAGIIDARKVVIHGARHMLNLERPETFNRAVLTFLRSLERR